The following are from one region of the Desulfuromonadaceae bacterium genome:
- a CDS encoding type II toxin-antitoxin system prevent-host-death family antitoxin, with product MIVNISEAKANLSKLIDMAYHGEEVIIAKNNLPLVDLVVHKPKGKRTLGLLAGKIDIPEHFSDADNDIDDMFYGD from the coding sequence ATGATTGTCAACATTTCCGAAGCAAAAGCCAACCTGTCAAAGCTGATCGATATGGCTTATCACGGTGAAGAGGTTATCATCGCCAAAAACAATCTCCCACTGGTCGATCTGGTGGTGCATAAACCCAAAGGCAAGCGCACCCTTGGTCTGCTGGCCGGTAAAATAGACATTCCCGAGCATTTCAGCGACGCAGATAACGACATTGATGACATGTTTTACGGGGATTGA